One window of the Marinilactibacillus sp. Marseille-P9653 genome contains the following:
- a CDS encoding aminotransferase class I/II-fold pyridoxal phosphate-dependent enzyme has translation MDNHQQTSRLEQVQEQYKAYQNRPFEITIARGIPSTKQLELAKPLLDKLVGSDWLSEDEQDIRNYGGLMGIKEARSLFSDLLGTSIEETIVAGNSSLQLMYSVLIMHMYTGKSKWNNEEKVKFLCPSPGYDRHFSMLERLGIEMIPVELTGSGPDMEVVEKIVSQDASIKGIFCVPTYSNPTGETYSDEVVERLADMHTAAEDFLIMWDNAYTVHHLFDEKEQAINILEACKEAGVPDRPFMFVSTSKMTFPGAGVAAVGASETNILRFAEELSKQIISFDKLNQKRHVDFLKDQKTIERLMEKHADILRPKFEWIQAIFEAYFAGERSRLLKWTEPKGGYFVHLTTANGCATEIVDKMEQIGIQLTPANATYPYGINPLDNSIRLAPSYIGLDKLEVALEALCTCVELVTLEKYGENFLGGE, from the coding sequence ATGGATAATCATCAACAGACTTCGAGATTAGAACAAGTTCAAGAGCAATACAAGGCTTATCAAAATAGACCATTTGAAATTACGATAGCAAGGGGGATTCCGTCCACTAAGCAATTAGAGTTAGCAAAACCATTGTTAGACAAACTGGTAGGTTCCGATTGGCTTAGTGAAGATGAACAAGATATTCGTAACTACGGTGGACTAATGGGGATCAAGGAAGCTCGATCACTATTTAGTGATTTACTTGGTACGTCGATTGAAGAAACGATTGTCGCAGGAAATTCTAGTCTTCAATTAATGTATAGTGTGCTCATCATGCACATGTACACAGGAAAATCAAAATGGAATAATGAAGAAAAAGTTAAGTTCCTTTGTCCAAGTCCTGGTTATGATAGACATTTTTCTATGCTCGAAAGGTTAGGTATTGAGATGATCCCAGTAGAACTGACCGGTTCAGGACCTGATATGGAAGTAGTAGAAAAAATTGTTTCACAAGACGCTTCCATTAAAGGCATTTTCTGTGTCCCTACCTATAGCAATCCTACTGGTGAAACATATTCTGATGAAGTCGTTGAACGCTTAGCAGATATGCACACGGCAGCGGAGGACTTTTTGATCATGTGGGACAATGCTTATACAGTTCACCATCTATTTGATGAAAAAGAACAAGCCATCAATATATTAGAAGCCTGCAAAGAAGCGGGTGTACCGGATCGTCCCTTTATGTTCGTGTCCACCTCTAAAATGACTTTTCCAGGTGCTGGTGTTGCAGCAGTAGGTGCTTCAGAGACAAATATCCTAAGATTCGCTGAAGAGCTCAGCAAACAAATTATTAGTTTTGATAAGCTGAACCAGAAGAGACACGTGGACTTTTTGAAAGATCAAAAAACGATAGAACGATTGATGGAGAAACATGCAGACATTTTGCGTCCTAAATTTGAATGGATACAAGCGATTTTTGAAGCATACTTTGCAGGAGAGAGAAGTCGGCTTCTGAAATGGACAGAACCTAAAGGTGGATACTTTGTTCATCTGACAACCGCAAACGGCTGTGCAACCGAAATAGTGGACAAAATGGAACAAATTGGAATACAATTAACACCAGCGAATGCAACTTATCCATACGGTATCAATCCTCTTGATAATAGTATCAGACTGGCACCAAGTTATATCGGATTAGATAAACTAGAAGTTGCTTTAGAGGCTTTGTGTACTTGCGTCGAGCTTGTAACACTTGAGAAATATGGAGAAAATTTTTTAGGAGGCGAATAA
- a CDS encoding YtxH domain-containing protein, producing the protein MSKGSFGLGVILGSTIGVASAYLLAQKSGDALQEDLKDKVSDSKNKMVIKLDEMLDEAETTVSEKLTDTDSYNPPVQYEVTPETVAGPPENTALVDDPIVVPDVKL; encoded by the coding sequence ATGTCAAAAGGAAGTTTTGGATTAGGCGTTATTTTAGGAAGTACGATAGGAGTAGCTTCGGCTTATTTATTAGCTCAGAAATCTGGAGATGCGCTTCAAGAAGATCTTAAAGATAAAGTAAGTGACTCCAAAAATAAGATGGTTATCAAACTGGATGAAATGTTAGATGAAGCAGAAACTACCGTATCTGAAAAATTAACAGACACTGACTCATATAATCCACCTGTTCAATACGAGGTTACACCAGAAACGGTCGCTGGACCTCCAGAGAATACAGCACTGGTAGATGATCCTATCGTTGTACCTGATGTTAAACTATAA